A genome region from Gossypium hirsutum isolate 1008001.06 chromosome A04, Gossypium_hirsutum_v2.1, whole genome shotgun sequence includes the following:
- the LOC121227951 gene encoding terpene synthase 10: MAFCLFSSFPMCSFPIHSKWKSFSYNRSSFRRLTIFSALQSDAANKNSTEDAIITRRSANYHPPIWDYGYVQSLRNDFVQDESYKEQARNLKEEVRMMLGDVVDPLEKLELIDTLQRLGLSYHFEAEINKTMKNISTNHISTAAWKKDNLYATALEFRLLRQHGYKVDQEVFTCFMDDVGNIKSSLNQDFKGLLNLYEASYLLLEGETMLENARELVSKLLKQYLKENNDHQYLWTLVDHALELPLHWRMPRLEARWFIEAYEKNKDRNPIVLELAILDYNIVQSMHQEDLRNVSTWWKELGIGQRFSFARDRLMENFLWGAGMIIAPQDGKSRIILTKVNALITVIDDVYDVYGTLDELELFTDVVERWDINEIQRLPDYMKIYYHALYNSVNEMAFDTIKEQGIDVIPFLKKVWTDLCKAYLVEAKWYYIGYTPTLKEYIDNAWISIGCYLMLAHAYLVTSHITEEGLHNIQENYIGVYQPSIITRLSNDLGTSSYELKRGDVPKSVQCYMYESGASEEEAREHIRKLIDAAWKKINEDQMAKLPFSPTFIESTKNIARVSLLMYQNGDGHGHGMEDKEYKKRVLSLFAHPISLAK, from the exons ATGGCTTTTTGTCTATTTAGTTCTTTCCCGATGTGCAGTTTCCCCATACACTCAAAATGGAAAAGCTTCTCATACAATAGGTCAAGCTTTCGTAGGTTAACTATTTTTTCTGCCTTACAAAGTGATGCTGCAAACAAAAATTCTACTGAAGACGCCATCATAACTAGACGATCGGCTAATTACCACCCTCCTATTTGGGATTATGGTTATGTTCAGTCACTCAGAAATGATTTTGTACAA GATGAATCGTACAAGGAACAAGCAAGAAATTTGAAGGAAGAAGTGAGGATGATGCTTGGAGATGTGGTGGATCCTTTGGAGAAACTTGAGCTTATTGATACCTTACAAAGACTTGGCTTGTCCTATCACTTTGAAGCTGAAATAAACAAAACCATGAAGAATATAAGTACTAATCACATCAGTACTGCTGCATGGAAGAAAGATAATTTATATGCTACAGCTCTTGAATTTAGATTGCTTAGACAACATGGGTATAAGGTGGATCAag AAGTTTTCACTTGCTTCATGGATGATGTTGGAAACATTAAATCAAGCCTTAATCAAGATTTCAAGGGACTGCTCAACCTGTATGAGGCTTCATACCTCTTATTAGAAGGTGAAACAATGTTGGAGAATGCAAGAGAGTTAGTATCTAAACTTCTCAAACAATATTTGAAGGAGAACAATGATCATCAATATCTTTGGACGCTAGTGGACCATGCCTTAGAGCTTCCTCTACATTGGAGGATGCCAAGGTTGGAAGCTAGATGGTTCATAGAGGCGTATGAGAAAAACAAGGATAGAAATCCCATTGTTTTAGAGCTTGCTATTTTGGATTACAATATTGTCCAATCTATGCACCAGGAAGATCTTAGAAATGTTTCAAC ATGGTGGAAGGAACTTGGTATTGGCCAGAGGTTTAGCTTTGCTAGAGATAGGCTGATGGAAAACTTTTTATGGGGTGCGGGAATGATAATTGCTCCTCAGGATGGAAAAAGTAGAATAATTCTTACAAAGGTCAATGCGCTAATAACAGTTATAGATGATGTTTATGATGTTTATGGAACCTTAGATGAGTTGGAGCTCTTCACAGATGTTGTTGAGAG GTGGGATATAAATGAAATACAAAGGCTTCCAGACTATATGAAGATATATTACCATGCTCTTTACAATTCCGTAAATGAAATGGCTTTTGACACTATTAAGGAACAAGGGATAGATGTCATTCCCTTCCTTAAGAAAGTG TGGACAGACCTTTGTAAAGCATATTTGGTGGAGGCGAAATGGTATTACATTGGATATACACCAACTCTAAAAGAGTACATCGATAATGCTTGGATTTCAATAGGGTGTTATTTAATGCTTGCTCATGCCTATTTGGTAACTAGTCATATAACGGAAGAGGGATTGCACAATATCCAAGAAAATTACATCGGTGTATATCAGCCCTCCATAATTACACGATTATCAAATGATTTAGGGACATCATCG TATGAGCTAAAAAGAGGTGATGTTCCTAAATCAGTCCAATGTTATATGTATGAAAGTGGAGCATCTGAGGAAGAAGCTCGTGAGCACATAAGGAAGTTAATTGACGCAGCATGGAAAAAGATAAATGAAGATCAAATGGCTAAACTTCCTTTCTCTCCGACGTTTATTGAAAGTACTAAGAACATTGCTAGAGTGTCTTTATTGATGTACCAAAATGGCGATGGTCATGGTCATGGTATGGAAGATAAGGAATATAAAAAAAGAGTGTTATCATTATTTGCCCACCCAATTTCTTTGGCCAAATGA